The following coding sequences lie in one Heyndrickxia oleronia genomic window:
- a CDS encoding diphthine--ammonia ligase has translation MDVRQVKSKIALSWSGGKDSCFALQELTNQGFEVSCLVTTAPKETGVTFAHGERIELIEAQGRSLGIPVHIIHCTFDTYTDDFRKELTQLKNRYQLKGIAFGDLYLDGHREWGEALAKDTGLEALYPLWMQQKDTLLELSKFIDSGYRAIVIRVMREKLSDEWLGKQLDGQFLEDIQKYDICPMGESGEYHTFVYDGPLFHEEIKIRVGNKLKEDLSNRLEVFLLE, from the coding sequence ATGGATGTCAGACAAGTAAAGAGTAAAATTGCTCTCTCATGGAGCGGTGGAAAGGATAGCTGTTTTGCTCTTCAGGAACTAACAAATCAGGGCTTTGAAGTGAGTTGTCTAGTGACTACTGCTCCTAAAGAAACCGGTGTAACGTTCGCACATGGAGAGAGAATTGAACTCATAGAGGCACAAGGAAGGTCTTTAGGAATACCTGTACATATTATTCATTGTACTTTTGATACATACACAGATGATTTTCGAAAAGAGCTAACTCAATTAAAAAATCGTTACCAGTTAAAGGGAATTGCCTTCGGGGATTTGTATTTAGATGGTCATCGAGAATGGGGAGAAGCTTTAGCTAAGGATACGGGTTTAGAGGCTCTGTATCCTTTATGGATGCAACAAAAGGATACATTACTTGAGCTTTCAAAATTTATTGATTCTGGATACCGAGCTATCGTCATTCGCGTGATGCGCGAAAAATTATCCGATGAGTGGCTTGGAAAACAGCTTGATGGCCAGTTTCTTGAGGATATTCAAAAATATGATATTTGTCCGATGGGTGAGTCTGGAGAGTATCATACATTTGTTTATGATGGTCCATTGTTTCATGAAGAAATTAAGATTCGGGTAGGTAACAAGCTTAAGGAAGATTTATCTAATAGATTAGAAGTTTTCCTTTTAGAATAG
- a CDS encoding ArsR/SmtB family transcription factor codes for MNVIDMSFKRTSYEVEVKYSILYECVLGIAMITYPKLKGKLEKSESYWEHLRNSLSESLDAELQYCQEHNTWKILLQLLHTQDFDSLPSFLGFLANLSNQQLVYHALPFLEESQQHVREAASKGDKDAFSEMILASRQHIFFPNLIHFISEVDQNELRRHLICLMNGWFLEVIEKDKEETKRILKKDFEEKQRMMNKVSAEEFVQWATGEEYKPETNISKVLLIPHYIYSPWTIHANLEGTKVFYYPVSQTSLSDEPDVALLAQFYKALGDEKRLKIIKLLHEKDRSLKELTDSLGIGKTTVHHHLVILRSAQIIKMKDSTYSLVHHTLSTLKPKLLEFLQEEDNK; via the coding sequence TTGAATGTAATTGATATGTCATTTAAACGAACAAGCTATGAGGTAGAAGTAAAATATTCAATTTTATATGAATGTGTTTTAGGGATAGCGATGATTACTTATCCTAAATTAAAGGGGAAATTAGAGAAGTCTGAATCCTATTGGGAGCATTTAAGAAATAGTCTTTCAGAATCATTGGATGCAGAATTGCAATATTGCCAGGAACATAATACTTGGAAAATACTTCTTCAGCTCTTACATACACAGGATTTTGATTCCCTCCCAAGCTTCTTAGGATTTCTAGCAAATCTATCAAACCAACAATTAGTCTATCATGCGCTACCATTTTTAGAAGAATCCCAACAGCATGTTCGAGAGGCTGCCTCAAAAGGTGATAAAGATGCCTTTAGCGAAATGATTTTAGCTAGTAGACAGCATATTTTTTTTCCGAATCTGATTCATTTTATTTCAGAGGTTGATCAAAATGAGTTAAGACGTCACCTCATTTGTTTAATGAATGGGTGGTTCCTTGAAGTTATTGAAAAAGATAAAGAAGAAACAAAACGAATATTGAAAAAGGACTTTGAGGAAAAACAAAGGATGATGAATAAAGTATCCGCCGAGGAATTTGTCCAATGGGCTACAGGAGAGGAATATAAACCGGAAACAAATATAAGTAAGGTACTGCTTATTCCACACTATATTTACAGCCCCTGGACAATTCATGCAAATTTAGAAGGTACGAAAGTCTTTTATTACCCGGTGAGCCAAACAAGTCTTTCTGATGAGCCGGATGTTGCATTATTAGCCCAATTTTATAAGGCTCTTGGTGATGAAAAGAGATTAAAAATAATCAAACTCCTCCATGAGAAGGATCGATCTTTAAAGGAATTAACTGATAGTTTAGGAATTGGAAAAACGACTGTTCATCATCATTTAGTGATTTTGCGGTCTGCACAAATAATTAAGATGAAAGATTCAACTTATTCTTTGGTGCATCATACATTAAGTACGCTAAAACCTAAGCTATTAGAATTTTTACAAGAAGAGGACAATAAGTGA